The Verrucomicrobiia bacterium region CTGGGCCTGTGGCTCGATCCGCAGCGCGCTCGCGCCGGCCACGTGTTCGTCAGCCACGCCCACAGCGATCATATCGCCCGGCATGCCGCCTTCATCGCCACGGAACCCACCGCATGGCTGATGCGTCACCGGCTGGGCGGACGGCGGACGGAACGAATCTTCCGCTTTGGCGAAACGGTTTCCCTGACGGGCGAGCACGCCGCCTTTCAACTCACGCTCCTGCCCGCAGGCCACATTCTCGGCAGCGCCATGGCATTCATCGAAGCCGGCGGCGAATCCCTGCTCTACACGGGCGACTTCAAATTGCGTCCCAGCCTGGCCGCCGAAGCCTGCGCGCCCCGGCCGGCGGACCTGCTGGTGATGGAAAGCACTTTCGGCCGCCCGCGCTACGCGTTCCCGGCCGAAGCCGACGTGTGGCGTGAACTGCACGCGTTTTGTCAGTCCGCGCTCGCCGACGGCATCACGCCGGTGTTGCTGGCCTATTCGCTGGGCAAAACGCAGGAACTGCTGGCCGGCCTGCGGGCGACCAGACTGCCCGTGGCGCTTCACAAGGACGCGGCCAAGCTCACGCGCATTTACGAACATTTCGGCCATTCGTTTCCCGCCTACGAAAGCGGTCATGGGGCGAAAGCCGCGGGCAAGGTGCTGATTGCACCGCCGCAAGTGGATCGCCTCGCCTTGCGGCAGGAAGTAGGTCCGCTGCGAACGGCGGTCGTCACCGGTTGGGCCATGGATGCGGGTTGCCGTTATCGTGCCGGCACGGATGCCGCGTTCCCGCTCAGCGATCACGCGGACTTTCCGGACCTGATTGCATTCGTGCGCCGCGTCGCGCCCCGGAAAGTGTTCACCGTGCATGGATTTGCCGCCGACTTTGCGCGCACGTTGCGGGAGCTGGGGTTTGATGCCCAAGCGCTGAGTGAGCCGGAGCAATTGGACCTGCCGTTGGGTGTGCGGTCCCGTGATTTGGCCGGCTACGATGCCTGACCCGGCGGCTGCGCAATGTTTGCGCAGCGATTTTGCGCAACTCCTGCTCGTTCGCAGGGTTACAGTGAACGAATTCTGAACATTTTGCCATTTGGCACGTCAATTGCCCAAGGATCCGCCAAGCAGAAATTGCGGCGCCACGCGTGCGTCGCCTGCCCAAAAAACCAAAGCTACGGAGAACCAATGAAAAAACTCACTCAATGGCTGGCGTTGGCCAGCGTGACCGCCCTCTGCTTGAGCGTCGGCACGGCAGTGGCGCAAGACAACGGCGGCAATCAGGACGGACCCGGAGGCGGCCGGCGCGGCGGCCGGAACTTCGACCCCGCACAATTCCAGCAACGCATGATGGACAACCTGCGGGATCGTCTGGAGGTCAAGGATGATACGGAATGGCAGGCCATCCAGCCGCTCCTGCAAAAGGTCATGGACCTGCGCCGCGACCAGATGGGCGGCGGCATGCGTGCCATGTTTGGCCGCAACCGCGGGGGCGACCAGGGCAACCGTCCGCGTTTCGGTCCCGAACCGAGCGCCGCGGAAACCGCGCTTTCGGACGCGATCGACAACAACGCCTCGAAGGATGATCTGAAGGCCAAGATGGCGGATTTCCGCAAGGCCCGCGATGCCAAGGAAGCCGAACTCAAGGCCGCCCAGGACAACCTGAGGAAAGTGCTCAACACCAAGCAGGAAGCCGTGGCCCTTGAAATGGGGCTCGTCAGCTAATCCGCATTGCATCACCAACGACCGATCAGCGCGCTGACCATGGCACAAACCGATTCCCAGACGACCGCCCTGCCCGAACTGCTGGAAAGCATGCGGGCGGGCCGGCAATTGTCCGAGCCGGATGCCCGGCTGCTGGCCCGGCAGGCCAGCAATGGCTCCGGCGCGCTGATCCGGTCCGAGGAGGACGTCCTGCGCTGGCTGGCGCAGGAATATGACGTCCCGTTCAACACCCTCGAAGGCGTGGAGCCGGACAAACAGGTCCTGTCCCTGTTTCCGGCCCGCATCCTTTTGAAGGAGGAACTCCTCCCCTTGCGCCGCACCGACGCTGGCGTCGAGGTGGCCACCAGCCGCCTGTTCGCCACGCAAGGCTTCGACACGTTGAAGACCATGACCGGGCTCCGCTTGAAGCCCGTGCTGGCCCCGACCGAAGCCATCCAGCGCGAGATGAAACGGCATCTCGGCGTGGGCGCCGACACGATTGATACACTCGACGAAACGGCGCCGTTCGAAGTGGTGGATGAAGATGGCGAAGAGGACACCAACCTCGACAACGCCGCCGAGGACGCGTCGATCATCCGCTTCGTGAACCAGGTGTTGCGCGACGCCATCGAGCTGCGCGCCTCGGACATTCACCTTGAACCGTTCGAGGATGAATTCCGCATCCGTTACCGCATCGACGGCGAATTGCAGGAAGTGCCCGTGCCCGCGCAGTTGAAACGCTTCCAGCCCGCGATCGTTTCACGCGTCAAAATTCTCAGCCATCTCAACATCGCCGAAAAGCGTCTGCCCCAGGACGGACGCATCAAGATCCGCATCGACGAAGCCGAGGTGGACATCCGCGTGTCGGTGATTCCGATGCTGCACGGCGAAGCGGTGGTGATGCGTCTGCTGCGCCAGAACGCGACCCTGCACGGTTTGAACGAACTGGGCATGGCGCCGCGTGAGCTGGACTGCTTCAAGCGCGTGCTGCAACTGCCCCACGGCATCATTCTCGTGACCGGCCCCACCGGCAGCGGCAAAACGTCAACGCTCTACACCGCGCTCGCGGCCATTAACGACGCCGTCCGCAAGATCATCACCATCGAAGATCCGGTGGAATACCAGCTCAAGGGCGTGAACCAGATCCAGGTTTCGGAAAAGGCCGGCCTGACGTTCGCCCGCGGATTGCGCTCCATCCTGCGTCACGATCCCGACGTGGTGCTCATCGGTGAAATCCGCGACGCCGAGACGGCGCAAATCGCGGTGCAGGCTTCGCTCACTGGTCACCTCGTCTTCTCCACCCTGCACACCAACGACGCACCCGGCGCGTTGACCCGCCTCGTGGACATGGGCGTCGAGCCCTACCTCGTGGCGTCCTCACTGGAAGCCGTGCTCGCGCAACGCCTCGTGCGCGTGCTCTGCAAACACTGCAAGGAGGAAGATCATTCACCCGCCGCGGAGGCATTCAAGGCCAAGGTCGGCATCCCGGCGAGCACCGTGATTTATCGCTCGGTTGGCTGCCGCGAATGCCGCAACACCGGCTTCTTCGGCCGCCACGCCATCTTCGAGTGGATGGACACGGACAACGAGATCCGGAAGCTGATTTTGAGCAGCGCTTCGAGCGACGTCATCCGCGAGGCAGCCCATCGTTCCGGCATGAAGACGCTGGCGGAAGACGGCTGGCGGCTGGTTCGCCTGGGCATCACCACGGTCGAGGAAGTATTGAGCGTCACCACCGCCAAGGAAGTGGCCAACACGCAACGCAGCGAAGCGACCGCGAGCTGACCTCATGCCCACCTTCCAATACAAAGCCTTGCAGCCAAACGGCAGCGTGGCCGTCGGCCAGATTGAAGCCGCCGGCCGCCCGGAAGCCTTCCGACAGATGGAAGCGCAGGGACTGCGGCCCATCAATTTGGTGGAATCGCGCAACGGCAATGGCAACGGCAAAGCCGCCGCCGCGCCGCAATTCTCGCTGGGCAGCAAAAAAATCACCCCGCGCGCCCTGGAAAATTTCACCCGCCTGCTGTCGAGTTTGCTGGCGGCCGGCGTGCCCTTGAGCCGCGCACTTGTGATTCTGCACAAGGAAGCCTCCAACCCGGTGGCCGCCGCCAAGTGGAAGGAAATTCACGACCGCGTGGTGGACGGCATGTCGCTCGCCGACGCCATGAGTCAGTCGCCCGATGTTTTTCCGCGCGTGTATGTGGCCATGGTGGAGGCCGGCGAAACGGGCGGCTTCCTGGATGTGGTGCTCTCGCAGATCGCGGACTTTCAGGGCCGCGAAAAGGAACTGCGGGGCAAGGTATTTGCGGCGATGTTTTATCCGGCGATTCTGGCCTGCCTCGCCATCGCCGTGCTGGTGTTCCTGCTGGTGTTCTTCATTCCCAAGTTCATGCCCGTGTTTCAGGGGCTCGGCGGCAACCTGCCGCTCATCACCAAGCTCATCATCGGCGGCAGCGATTTGATCCGGCATTACGGCCTGTTCGTGCTGGTGGGGCTCATCGTGGCCGTCATTTCCTTCCGCACGTGGGCGGTGTCGCCCACGGGCCGGCGTCAGTGGGAAAGCTTGATTCTCAAAACCCCCGTCGTCGGGCCGCTCCTGTCGCAATTCGCCATGGCGCGGTTCTGCCGGATGCTGGGCACGCTGCTCGGCGCCGGCGTGCCGC contains the following coding sequences:
- a CDS encoding type II secretion system F family protein; this encodes MPTFQYKALQPNGSVAVGQIEAAGRPEAFRQMEAQGLRPINLVESRNGNGNGKAAAAPQFSLGSKKITPRALENFTRLLSSLLAAGVPLSRALVILHKEASNPVAAAKWKEIHDRVVDGMSLADAMSQSPDVFPRVYVAMVEAGETGGFLDVVLSQIADFQGREKELRGKVFAAMFYPAILACLAIAVLVFLLVFFIPKFMPVFQGLGGNLPLITKLIIGGSDLIRHYGLFVLVGLIVAVISFRTWAVSPTGRRQWESLILKTPVVGPLLSQFAMARFCRMLGTLLGAGVPLVNCLNVARRSLGNQILVDAVTNSIERVKEGKSLGPSLSDCRSLFSGPALEMISVAEESGRLDQELVRIAADTESDLDRNMKTAVALLEPMMLFMIASFVGTIFIGMLLPVFELQQQIK
- a CDS encoding GspE/PulE family protein translates to MAQTDSQTTALPELLESMRAGRQLSEPDARLLARQASNGSGALIRSEEDVLRWLAQEYDVPFNTLEGVEPDKQVLSLFPARILLKEELLPLRRTDAGVEVATSRLFATQGFDTLKTMTGLRLKPVLAPTEAIQREMKRHLGVGADTIDTLDETAPFEVVDEDGEEDTNLDNAAEDASIIRFVNQVLRDAIELRASDIHLEPFEDEFRIRYRIDGELQEVPVPAQLKRFQPAIVSRVKILSHLNIAEKRLPQDGRIKIRIDEAEVDIRVSVIPMLHGEAVVMRLLRQNATLHGLNELGMAPRELDCFKRVLQLPHGIILVTGPTGSGKTSTLYTALAAINDAVRKIITIEDPVEYQLKGVNQIQVSEKAGLTFARGLRSILRHDPDVVLIGEIRDAETAQIAVQASLTGHLVFSTLHTNDAPGALTRLVDMGVEPYLVASSLEAVLAQRLVRVLCKHCKEEDHSPAAEAFKAKVGIPASTVIYRSVGCRECRNTGFFGRHAIFEWMDTDNEIRKLILSSASSDVIREAAHRSGMKTLAEDGWRLVRLGITTVEEVLSVTTAKEVANTQRSEATAS
- a CDS encoding MBL fold metallo-hydrolase; the protein is MSALQLEYHQRGIHLPRLGLWLDPQRARAGHVFVSHAHSDHIARHAAFIATEPTAWLMRHRLGGRRTERIFRFGETVSLTGEHAAFQLTLLPAGHILGSAMAFIEAGGESLLYTGDFKLRPSLAAEACAPRPADLLVMESTFGRPRYAFPAEADVWRELHAFCQSALADGITPVLLAYSLGKTQELLAGLRATRLPVALHKDAAKLTRIYEHFGHSFPAYESGHGAKAAGKVLIAPPQVDRLALRQEVGPLRTAVVTGWAMDAGCRYRAGTDAAFPLSDHADFPDLIAFVRRVAPRKVFTVHGFAADFARTLRELGFDAQALSEPEQLDLPLGVRSRDLAGYDA